In bacterium, the sequence AGGCCTACGACCTGGAGGCCGACAACGCCTACCTGGGCCTAGAGGCCCCCGTGGGCGAGAAGCCCTACTCCGAGGCGACCGCTTCCATGATCGACCAGGAGGTCCGGCGCCTCACGACCGAGGCCTACGACCGGGCCAAGGCGCTGCTCGCTTCCAACCGGGACAAGCTGGACCGGCTCGCCGAGACCCTGCTCGCCGAGGAGGTCCTTGACGCCCACCAGATCGAGACCCTGGTCGGGGCCAAGGTGGGCCCCGCCTAAGGCGGCCTCTAGTGGTCCTCATCAAGATAGCGGGAAGTCGCCTCGTCCAGCAGCCTCAGATACTGCTCGTGCATTACCATCGAGGGGGAGGTGTAAGGCCCGCTCCAATCCTGGTTGTATTGTTCGATGGTTAGTTCGGGGAGCAGTTTCTTGAGGTCTGTGTAAGAACTCGGTACCCCGAGCCATTGCCGGTTGTAAGCTTCAATGCTGCGTTCCGCGAAAAGCTTGGTGACGGCGGATGAAAAAGCTCCCAGAAAATCGCTAATCGGGCACGTGGCATCGAAAAATACGTCCACGTCCTCACCGATATCAGACTGGCCGACCATCAAGTCATTTGGGTACCCGATCCTGATGCGCATCAAGTCGTTCCAGTGACCTGATACACGATCGAGCCGAAGAATAGGCTGAGTGCCTTCCGTCTCGAACATGACCGATTGGGAGGTTTCTAGCGTGCAAAATGCGGCGACAGCGAGGATTAATTCCGCCACTCCAGCCGCTCTGCTTCCAATCTCACTGCTTGATACCGTCAAGTTGATCTGTTCGGAGCCGACGGCGATATCAATTTTTAACCAACCGCTCGTGCCGGGTGACAGTCGAAAGCTGATGGCGCAGTTTGATTCCATGCTGGTGTGCCTTTGCTCGCTTGCATCCCGGGAAGGTCATCGAACTGCGGAGCAGCTGAAGCCTTGGGATTTGCGGATGCTAGCCCACCTTGGGGCGTTCAGTGCCAGCTGAAGGTCGAGGCGCTGAAGGGGCCGTAGGTGAGGTCCGACTCGTTGATCCGCAGCGAGGGGATGGGGCTGTTGAACTCGGTCCACTGGCGGGCGGCTTCGCTCGACGGCTGGAGGCCGTTGACCGACTGGCGCCAGACGGTCGCCTGAACCACGCTCGACGACTTGGGGCTGCCGAAGGCCCGCAGGTAGGCCACCTGGTTGCCCGAGAGGCTCCAGGTGGGAGAACTCTCGATGACTGCGTCGGTGAACTCCATGGGGTTGAGGGGGATGTCCGAGCCCGCCTGCATGGTCACGTCCCTGAGGAACACCCGCTGCCGCTTGGTCGAGCTCGCGCCGACGGTCATGGGGCCGAAGCGGGTGTAGGCGATCGCCTGGCCGTCGGCGCGCCACTGGGCCTCGAAGGCGTAGTCGTCGAGGTTGGTGAGGTTGGTCAGCTTGCGCAGGGGGCGGCCCGAGGCGATGTTGTAGAGGTAGAGGTTCCAGGCGGCGGTGGTCCCGGCGTTGTCGGTGGGGTAGTCGCTGTTGGAGAGCACGCTCGCCACCATGGTCGAGACCCGGTCGGGGTTGAGGCTGGGGTTCCACGCGGGGAAGCGCTCGTCCACCTTGCTCGCGGTCACGGCGATGGGGGTGTTGTTCTCGCCGGTGGTGCTGACGCGGTAGATGTCGAAGTTGCCCTTGCGGTCCGAGGAGAAGAGCAACTCGCGCGAGCTGGGGGACCAGCTGGGATCGAAGTTGAAGCCGGTCGACTCGCCGGCGTTGACCACGGTGAGCACCCGCCCGCCCGCGTCGATCACCCGGATCGCGGTGCTCGGC encodes:
- a CDS encoding PD40 domain-containing protein encodes the protein MAATRFWTRRLIIGGMLAAAAAPLALPGCAFLNTGLEIQTVTLDNPSLNVGTTTRLTIEATTLPGRSLRYQVVAERGRVSPQGFTDQKNFVYYAPFTSRSPDAAGNLAGGDTLRILVEDGFTSKPRNETINLGGSTVAYVTNGDTNGAGTIMLASTDDNGMTVLHQRALKDSSGREIRGAQPTVSPDGRYIAYVDYAPNMPSTAIRVIDAGGRVLTVVNAGESTGFNFDPSWSPSSRELLFSSDRKGNFDIYRVSTTGENNTPIAVTASKVDERFPAWNPSLNPDRVSTMVASVLSNSDYPTDNAGTTAAWNLYLYNIASGRPLRKLTNLTNLDDYAFEAQWRADGQAIAYTRFGPMTVGASSTKRQRVFLRDVTMQAGSDIPLNPMEFTDAVIESSPTWSLSGNQVAYLRAFGSPKSSSVVQATVWRQSVNGLQPSSEAARQWTEFNSPIPSLRINESDLTYGPFSASTFSWH